A window from Culex pipiens pallens isolate TS chromosome 3, TS_CPP_V2, whole genome shotgun sequence encodes these proteins:
- the LOC120422886 gene encoding 28S ribosomal protein S9, mitochondrial, producing MLSIGELITKVQCLRLARTVAPLAARWPTVLSSRTTASESTAVAAPAEQQKKVVKTSKAMKSYLERAKAHDEFMRIQNTEFKLGKRHLANMMGEDPETFSQDDIDRAIQYLFPSGLYDKRARPMMKPPEEVIPQRKAAEFDETGRPFHSMFYTSRPNYSKLLYDVVENINNLNGFEDRMMRKQLKPDESQKLEASGSEWIHKDALEKILLEDLTDTEYDNFVLAMERLLQHPYSYREQEFINRYRKPLLAKTDADQLPQPQFDADGRAFVTVYECLRKTARADVTVTVPGTGKITINGQDITYFEAIQSREQVLFPLVFADMVNKVDIVANVEGGGFAGQAGAIRWGIAMGLRSFVDADTIDRMRIAGLLQRDYRRRERKKPGQAGARRKYTWKKR from the coding sequence ATGCTGAGCATTGGTGAACTAATTACCAAAGTGCAGTGCCTGCGACTGGCCCGCACTGTGGCCCCACTCGCAGCGCGATGGCCTACCGTGTTGTCCTCGAGAACGACCGCGAGCGAATCGACTGCCGTCGCCGCCCCCGCGGAACAGCAGAAAAAGGTCGTGAAAACGAGTAAAGCCATGAAGTCTTATCTGGAGCGGGCCAAGGCCCACGACGAGTTTATGCGCATCCAGAACACGGAGTTTAAGCTTGGCAAGCGCCACTTGGCCAACATGATGGGTGAAGATCCGGAAACGTTCTCCCAGGACGACATTGACCGGGCGATCCAGTATCTGTTTCCTTCTGGGTTGTACGACAAGCGGGCACGCCCCATGATGAAGCCCCCAGAGGAGGTGATCCCGCAGCGGAAGGCGGCCGAGTTCGATGAGACGGGACGGCCGTTCCACAGCATGTTCTACACCAGCAGGCCAAACTACAGCAAGCTTTTGTATGACGTCGTTGAAAACATCAACAACCTGAACGGATTCGAGGACCGGATGATGAGGAAGCAGTTGAAGCCAGACGAGAGCCAAAAGCTGGAAGCGTCTGGGTCGGAATGGATTCACAAGGATGCGTTGGAGAAGATTCTCCTTGAGGACCTCACCGACACGGAGTACGACAACTTTGTCCTGGCGATGGAACGTTTGCTTCAGCATCCGTACTCGTACCGGGAACAGGAGTTTATCAACCGCTACCGGAAGCCCCTTCTGGCCAAGACCGATGCCGACCAGTTGCCGCAGCCTCAGTTCGACGCCGACGGACGTGCCTTCGTCACCGTGTACGAGTGTCTGCGCAAGACGGCCCGAGCGGACGTGACCGTGACCGTACCCGGCACCGGCAAGATCACCATCAACGGCCAGGACATCACCTACTTCGAGGCAATTCAATCGCGCGAGCAGGTGCTCTTCCCGCTGGTTTTCGCCGATATGGTCAACAAGGTGGACATTGTGGCGAACGTCGAGGGGGGAGGTTTTGCCGGCCAGGCCGGTGCCATCCGCTGGGGCATCGCGATGGGACTGCGCAGCTTTGTGGACGCGGACACGATCGATCGGATGCGGATTGCGGGTCTGCTGCAGCGGGACTATCGTCGGCGGGAGCGCAAGAAGCCGGGCCAGGCCGGAGCCCGCCGGAAGTACACCTGGAAGAAGCGATAG
- the LOC120422873 gene encoding MOB kinase activator-like 4, translating into MSNCQASDLAAAVKAREEKEFSIMKMADGSTILRRNRPGTKAKDFSNWPDEPFEEMDSTLAVQQYIQQMIKKDPSGVEQILTMPDGQDEGVWKYEHLRQFCMELNGLAVRLQTQCFPATCTQMTATEQWIFLCAAHKTPKECPAIDYTRHTLDGAACLLNSNKYFPSRVSIKESSVSKLGSVCRRVYRIFSHAYYHHRRIFNEFEEETYLCLRFTHFVTKYSLMSKENLIVPIPECELTPGESEA; encoded by the exons ATGTCAAACTGTCAAGCATCAGACCTGGCAGCAGCTGTCAAAGCCAGGGAGGAAAAAGAATTTTCAATCATGAAGATGGCTGACGGTTCTACGATCCTCAGAAGAAACAGACCCGGAACCAAAGCTAAG GACTTTTCCAACTGGCCCGATGAACCGTTCGAGGAGATGGACAGCACGCTTGCGGTGCAGCAGTACATTCAGCAGATGATCAAGAAGGACCCCTCCGGCGTGGAGCAGATTCTGACGATGCCCGACGGGCAGGACGAGGGTGTCTGGAAATACGAACATCTCAG acaATTCTGCATGGAATTGAACGGGCTGGCGGTCCGGCTGCAGACGCAGTGCTTTCCGGCCACCTGCACCCAGATGACCGCCACCGAGCAGTGGATCTTCCTGTGCGCCGCTCACAAGACGCCAAAGGAGTGTCCGGCCATCGATTACACGCGCCACACCCTGGACGGGGCCGCGTGCCTTCTCAATAGCAATAAATACTTTCCTAGCAG GGTATCAATCAAGGAATCGTCGGTGTCGAAGCTGGGCTCGGTTTGCCGGCGCGTGTACCGGATCTTTTCGCACGCGTACTACCACCACCGGCGAATATTCAACGAGTTCGAGGAGGAGACGTACCTCTGTCTGCGCTTCACCCACTTTGTCACCAAATATTCGCTCATGTCCAAGGAGAACCTGATCGTGCCGATCCCCGAGTGCGAGCTGACCCCCGGCGAGAGTGAAGCTTAA
- the LOC120422860 gene encoding mitochondrial intermediate peptidase has translation MWSRLNRAALFRRRSGSLLTGRQRQLVSTWSPLTTAFNSRPEKRINFTKNEVGLFSIPELTSFEGFYALKEKAIFKTEDLIREATSGAERTRKMVTIFDELSDTLCKVADLAEFIRLAHPQANYSHAAENACITISGIVEKLNTHKPLYRALKQVVDEGTDLVETSDVDRHVAELFLFDFEQSGIHLKEKDRKRVVFLNDCILQLGQRFMAGAVHPRTIKKSVLPEAIRPFFSTDGDNVLVSGLYADSANNMAREAAYRLFLFPDQQQEQLLSELLQARHELATTCGFKTYAHRALKASTVETPEMVNEFLDTLNDQLRPRAEKDFALMQRMKNQENGFEAPLASWDTPYFTSSLKKQCLQASASEFSPYFSLGACMEGLNHIMTSLYGIQLENTEMEPGESWSHDIYKLAVTHESEGLLGYIYCDLFERSGKPNQDCHFTIQGGKVMPDGSYQNPIVVVMLNLSQPRWSGPTLLTPSMVDNLFHEMGHAMHSMLARTEYQHVTGTRCSTDFAEVPSVLMEYFASDPRVLRTFAKHFQTQEPMPEDMLERLCASKHLFSSSETQLQVFYSALDQVYHGDPTHHHQKNTTETLRTVQEKFYGLPYVENTAWQLRFSHLVGYGAKYYSYLISRAVASWIWQTYFERDPLSRTQGEKYRRGCLAYGGGIPSRLLVSNFLGREVTPENLTKSLINEIDGYSERLRDFEKYVR, from the exons ATGTGGTCCCGATTAAACCGAGCGGCACTATTCCGACGACGGAGCGGTTCTCTGCTGACCGGCAGGCAACGGCAGCTGGTCAGCACCTGGTCCCCGCTGACGACGGCCTTCAACTCGAGGCCCGAGAAGCGAATCAATTTCACTAAAAATGAAGTG GGTCTCTTCAGCATCCCGGAGCTCACAAGCTTTGAGGGCTTTTACGCGCTGAAGGAGAAGGCCATCTTCAAAACGGAGGACCTTATCCGGGAGGCCACGTCGGGGGCGGAACGGACGCGCAAGATGGTCACCATCTTCGACGAGCTTTCGGACACGCTGTGCAAGGTGGCGGATTTGGCGGAATTCATCCGGTTGGCGCATCCTCAAGCCAATTACAGCCACGCGGCGGAAAATGCGTGCATCACGATCAGTGGAATTGTGGAAAAGTTGAACACGCACAAGCCGCTGTACCGGGCGCTGAAGCAGGTCGTGGACGAGGGGACGGACCTGGTCGAGACGAGTGACGTGGATCGGCATGTGGCGGAACTGTTTCTGTTTGATTTCGAACAGAGTGGGATTCACTTGAAGGAGAAGGATCGGAAGAGGGTGGTATTTTTGAACGATTGTATTTTGCAGCTGGGTCAGCGGTTTATGGCGGGAGCCGTGCACCCGCGGACGATCAAGAAGAGTGTCCTGCCGGAGGCGATAAGGCCGTTTTTCTCGACGGATGGTGATAACGTGCTGGTGTCTGGATTGTACGCGGATTCGGCGAATAATATGGCACGAGAAGCGGCTTACAGGTTGTTCCTGTTTCCGGATCAACAGCAGGAGCAACTGTTGTCGGAGTTGCTGCAGGCAAGGCATGAACTTGCCACGACTTGCGGGTTTAAAACGTACGCGCACAGGGCGTTAAAGGCGAGTACAGTGGAAACACCGGAGATGGTCAACGAGTTTCTGGACACGTTGAACGACCAGTTGAGACCTCGGGCAGAAAAGGATTTCGCTCTGATGCAGCGAATGAAAAATCAGGAGAATGGATTTGAAGCTCCGTTGGCCTCGTGGGACACGCCGTACTTCACGTCGAGTCTCAAGAAGCAGTGCCTGCAGGCCTCGGCGTCGGAATTTTCGCCGTACTTTAGCTTGGGAGCGTGCATGGAAGGTTTGAACCACATCATGACCAGCTTGTACGGCATTCAGTTGGAAAACACAGAGATGGAACCAGGCGAGAGTTGGTCCCACGACATCTACAAGCTAGCGGTGACGCACGAGTCCGAGGGACTGCTCGGATACATCTACTGTGACCTGTTTGAACGCTCCGGCAAACCCAACCAGGATTGTCACTTTACCATCCAAGGAGGAAAGGTCATGCCCGATGGAAGCTATCAAAACCCGATCGTAGTCGTCATGCTGAATCTCTCCCAACCTCGCTGGTCCGGACCAACGCTACTAACACCCTCAATGGTTGACAACCTCTTTCACGAGATGGGTCACGCAATGCACTCGATGCTGGCCCGAACCGAGTACCAACACGTGACCGGAACGCGCTGCAGCACCGACTTCGCCGAAGTGCCTTCCGTGCTGATGGAATACTTTGCGAGCGACCCGCGGGTTCTGCGTACCTTCGCCAAACACTTCCAAACCCAGGAACCCATGCCCGAAGACATGCTCGAACGTCTCTGCGCCTCGAAACACCTCTTCTCATCCAGCGAAACTCAACTCCAAGTCTTCTACTCCGCCCTGGACCAAGTCTACCACGGAGATCCAACCCATCACCACCAAAAAAACACCACCGAAACCCTACGAACCGTGCAGGAAAAGTTCTACGGACTCCCGTACGTGGAAAACACCGCCTGGCAGTTGCGCTTCTCGCACCTGGTCGGCTACGGTGCCAAGTACTACTCGTACCTGATTTCACGCGCCGTCGCGTCCTGGATCTGGCAGACGTACTTTGAGCGCGATCCACTGAGCAGGACGCAGGGTGAAAAGTATCGCCGGGGGTGTTTGGCGTACGGCGGCGGAATACCGAGCCGGCTGCTCGTGTCCAACTTTTTGGGGCGGGAAGTTACGCCCGAGAATCTGACCAAGAGTCTGATCAACGAAATCGACGGCTACAGCGAGCGGTTGCGGGACTTTGAGAAGTACGTGCGATAA